The following are from one region of the Thermodesulfobacteriota bacterium genome:
- a CDS encoding 5-formyltetrahydrofolate cyclo-ligase — MMAAPSDQQEDRRAALRRRVLAARDALPAAARQEKSQLIAEHLLASPLLAAARTIMAYVAFRSEVATLPLIAALLAAGRTVAVPRTLIAARRLVPHRLATPETDLAPGAYGIGEPVPERTPVLDPGGIDLVLVPGSVFDPAGGRLGYGGGFYDRFLARDCPRATTVGLAFELQVVAQVPLLPHDRRLDYVVTETRLLGGLP, encoded by the coding sequence ATGATGGCAGCACCATCTGACCAGCAGGAAGACCGCCGGGCGGCCCTGCGGCGCCGGGTCCTGGCCGCCCGGGACGCCCTGCCCGCGGCGGCGCGCCAGGAGAAGAGCCAGCTCATCGCCGAGCATTTGCTCGCCAGCCCGCTGCTGGCCGCGGCCAGGACGATCATGGCCTACGTCGCCTTCCGCAGCGAGGTGGCGACGTTGCCCCTGATCGCCGCCCTTTTGGCCGCCGGCCGGACGGTGGCCGTGCCCCGCACGCTCATCGCCGCCCGGAGGCTGGTCCCCCATCGCCTTGCCACGCCGGAGACCGACCTGGCCCCCGGCGCCTACGGCATTGGGGAGCCGGTGCCGGAGCGGACCCCGGTCCTGGACCCGGGGGGGATCGACCTCGTGCTCGTGCCCGGCAGCGTTTTCGATCCGGCCGGGGGGCGCCTGGGCTATGGCGGCGGCTTCTACGACCGCTTCCTGGCCCGGGACTGCCCGCGGGCGACGACCGTCGGCCTGGCCTTCGAGCTCCAGGTGGTGGCCCAGGTGCCCCTGCTGCCCCACGATCGCCGGCTGGATTACGTGGTCACCGAGACCAGGCTTCTGGGCGGCCTCCCCTGA
- a CDS encoding histone deacetylase gives MRRTAVYKDPIFLEHEPGPGHVESPARLAVIYDWLATSPLAGQLVFPAVPAAARTVVARNHSEAHIRRIEATAGRAWDILDPDTQTSERSCQAAFMAAGAVTDAVHRVAAGEFDNAFALVRPPGHHAEPERAMGFCLFNNVAIAAHAALAELGLSRVLILDWDLHHGNGTQRSFYGTDQVLYFSTHQYPYYPGSGAVEELGAGAGRGFTVNVPLPGGQGDAAFATILTELLVPVARQYRPEMIIVSAGFDICLHDPLGAMRVTPAGYRLMTRLLVELAAEVAGGRLVLALEGGYGLDGLRDGVAAVLAELCGLDNEPLPAVAAAPPPAVIERVKAALQPFWRFASPAGS, from the coding sequence ATGCGTCGAACCGCGGTCTACAAGGATCCCATCTTTCTGGAGCACGAGCCTGGACCTGGCCATGTGGAGTCGCCGGCGCGGCTGGCGGTGATCTACGATTGGCTGGCCACCTCGCCCCTGGCTGGCCAACTGGTCTTCCCGGCGGTGCCGGCAGCGGCGCGGACGGTGGTGGCCCGCAACCACAGCGAGGCCCATATCCGCCGCATCGAGGCCACAGCGGGCCGCGCCTGGGACATCCTGGACCCGGATACCCAGACCTCGGAGCGCTCCTGCCAGGCAGCGTTCATGGCGGCCGGTGCGGTCACCGATGCGGTGCACCGGGTGGCGGCCGGGGAATTCGACAATGCCTTTGCCCTGGTGCGGCCACCGGGTCACCATGCCGAGCCGGAGCGGGCCATGGGCTTCTGCCTGTTCAACAACGTCGCCATCGCCGCCCACGCGGCCCTGGCCGAGCTGGGCCTGTCCCGGGTCCTCATCCTGGACTGGGACCTCCATCACGGCAACGGCACCCAGCGCTCCTTCTACGGCACCGATCAGGTCCTGTATTTTTCCACCCACCAGTATCCGTACTATCCCGGCAGCGGGGCAGTGGAGGAGCTGGGGGCCGGCGCCGGCCGGGGCTTCACCGTGAACGTGCCCTTGCCCGGTGGCCAGGGGGATGCGGCCTTCGCCACCATCCTCACCGAGCTCCTGGTGCCGGTAGCCCGCCAGTATCGGCCGGAGATGATCATCGTCTCGGCGGGCTTCGACATCTGCCTCCATGACCCCTTGGGGGCCATGCGGGTCACACCGGCAGGCTACCGGCTCATGACCCGGCTCCTGGTGGAGCTGGCGGCCGAGGTGGCGGGCGGGCGGCTGGTCCTGGCCTTGGAGGGGGGGTACGGTCTGGATGGCCTGCGGGATGGGGTGGCGGCGGTGCTGGCCGAGCTGTGCGGCCTGGACAACGAGCCGCTGCCAGCGGTGGCGGCCGCGCCGCCCCCAGCCGTCATCGAGCGGGTGAAGGCGGCTTTGCAGCCGTTCTGGCGTTTCGCATCCCCGGCCGGGTCTTGA
- a CDS encoding HD domain-containing phosphohydrolase, with protein sequence MSSKILIADDDGLIRDAVTRILEMFGHEVVAFPGGQGVVDYLDNNRDFSHLAAIILDINMPGMDGFETMKAIRRQTDEVPVLFLTGAGSMEYAVKAINLGAYDFISKPIEDLDLFNVKIQRAIEKRSYVLQEKLYKVTLEKEVLAKTRELAEKNDLLRQYSRNLEISTVSTILSLQAALEAKDEYTAGHTTRVTEYALMIGRAMRLPDEDMTVLERACELHDIGKLVIDVSCIQKPGPLTPEEWLLVKKHPVVGESIIRPLTFLERERTVIRHHHERLDGKGYPDGLSGNDLDLLTRIVIVADSFDAMTSKRSYKVNMGRPAAFHELRACSGTQFDRGVVELFISLLQIADSA encoded by the coding sequence GTGAGCTCCAAGATCCTTATCGCCGACGACGATGGGCTGATCCGGGACGCGGTGACCCGCATCCTGGAGATGTTCGGCCACGAGGTCGTCGCCTTCCCGGGCGGCCAGGGGGTGGTGGACTACCTGGACAACAACCGGGACTTCAGCCACCTGGCGGCCATCATCCTGGACATCAACATGCCGGGTATGGACGGCTTCGAGACCATGAAGGCGATCCGCCGCCAGACCGACGAGGTGCCGGTCCTGTTCCTCACCGGCGCCGGCTCCATGGAGTATGCGGTCAAGGCCATCAACCTGGGGGCCTACGACTTCATCTCCAAGCCCATCGAGGATCTCGATCTGTTCAACGTCAAGATCCAGCGGGCCATCGAGAAGCGCAGCTATGTCCTCCAGGAGAAGCTCTACAAGGTGACCCTGGAGAAGGAGGTGCTGGCCAAGACCCGGGAGCTGGCCGAGAAGAATGATCTCCTCCGCCAGTACAGCCGCAACCTGGAGATCTCCACGGTCAGCACCATCCTCTCCCTGCAGGCGGCCCTGGAAGCCAAGGACGAGTACACGGCCGGCCACACCACCCGGGTCACCGAGTATGCCCTCATGATCGGCCGGGCCATGCGCCTGCCGGACGAGGACATGACGGTGCTCGAGCGGGCCTGCGAGCTCCACGACATCGGCAAGCTGGTCATCGACGTCAGCTGCATCCAGAAGCCCGGGCCCCTGACCCCCGAGGAATGGCTCCTGGTCAAGAAGCATCCGGTGGTCGGGGAAAGCATCATCCGGCCCCTGACCTTCCTGGAGCGGGAGCGGACCGTCATCCGCCACCACCACGAGCGCCTGGACGGCAAAGGCTACCCGGATGGCCTGTCCGGCAACGATCTCGATCTTCTGACCCGCATCGTCATCGTGGCGGACAGCTTCGACGCCATGACCTCCAAGCGCAGCTACAAGGTCAACATGGGCCGCCCGGCGGCCTTTCACGAGCTGCGCGCCTGCTCCGGCACCCAGTTTGACCGGGGGGTGGTGGAGCTGTTCATCTCCCTCCTGCAGATCGCCGACAGCGCCTGA
- a CDS encoding P-II family nitrogen regulator, with protein MKKIEAIIKPFKLDDVKEALNTIGVKGMTVSEVKGYGRQKGHKEIYRGAEYVVDFIPKVKIEIVVEAERVGEVVDTIRAAAKTDKIGDGKIFVLPVEEVVRVRTGERGREAI; from the coding sequence ATGAAGAAGATCGAGGCGATCATCAAACCGTTCAAGCTGGACGACGTCAAGGAGGCCCTGAACACCATCGGCGTCAAGGGTATGACCGTCTCCGAGGTCAAGGGCTACGGCCGCCAGAAAGGGCACAAGGAGATCTACCGGGGGGCGGAGTACGTGGTGGATTTCATCCCCAAGGTCAAGATCGAGATCGTGGTCGAGGCGGAGCGGGTGGGCGAGGTGGTGGACACCATCCGCGCGGCGGCCAAGACCGACAAGATCGGCGACGGCAAGATCTTCGTGCTGCCGGTGGAAGAGGTGGTGCGGGTGCGGACCGGCGAACGGGGGCGGGAGGCGATCTAG